In Papio anubis isolate 15944 chromosome 20, Panubis1.0, whole genome shotgun sequence, the genomic window CTGCAATGGCTTTTCCAAATTGTAGGGTCCAGTAATTATCTTGTTTCTCTGCTTAAAATCTTTCAGTgggttattttatcttttctggcACTTTCTTCATCAGGCTTTTCCTCTCTAGCTTTATAACAGCACCCCCACCCAACACACACCCCCCCCACCCACCAGCCACAACAGGCCTACAACTGCACAGTCCTGGGCCCAGGCCAGCCACGCTGCCGGTGCCAGCCTGCCACTTACCTTTATCAGTGTGCAGCATCTCGGGTGCCCCCTCTTCCCCAGCACTTCTGGAGACTCGGTTCAGGGGTTCAGGTGTCCCCAGCAACAGGCGCCTGCCTGGCCCTGCTGCGTGCACACAGCTGTGGCCAAGGTTTGCCCTCATGGGCCACGCCAAACTGCGACCTGTCTCTCCCCATTCCTCCCCAGACTGCGCTCTGAGGATGGCACTTGGACCCATGTCTTAGCGGGGTGCTCAGTGTCCATCATCTAATTTGGTGATAAAGTGGAGTATTCCTTTCTCCCAAAGGGTTCTATGCAAAAATCTTCAGACATAACGCCAGTGCTCACATGTTCTCATGGTTtgttttctctccagaaaatgaaTTGTGATTTGTCCCCGTCTCTCTTATCTAGTGGTAAGCATCCGTGGCATTCAGGACGAAGATCCCCCTGACGCCCAGCTCCTGAGGCTGGATAACATGCTGCTGGCCGAGGGCGTGTGCAGGCccgagaagagagaaagaggaggagcgGTGGCCGGGGCCAGCACAGCAACACCAGGTGGCTGTCCAAATGACAATAGCATTGAGCACTCTGACTACAGGGCCAAGCTGTCCCAGATCCGACAGATTTACCACTCTGAGCTAGAGAAATATGAACAGGTGATCTTTCTGCATGGAAGAGTTTCTGTCATGTGAATGCGCATTTGTCAAAGCGAAACACGGAACGCTAACCACCTTTCTTTCGTGGTGCAGAACAGGGAGTCCATGCAGTTGGTCACTGCAGAGGTGGCCGATTTTTACTGAAAGCCCTTTCCATTTACTTAACAGTCACCCGCCGGTGTGTGAGCCACAGGGGGTGGCAGGCGGCCGCTCCGCTGTGGAACCTGCTGCCCCGTGCCACCCTGCTGCCTTGTCACAGGCCGGCGTGTCTGTGCTCCCACCCCAGGCATGCCGTGAGTTCACCACACACGTCACCAACCTCCTCCAGGAGCAGAGCAGGATGAGGCCCGTCTCCCCTAAGGAGATTGAGCGCATGGTCGGCGCCATTCACGGCAAGTTCAGCGCCATCCAGATGCAATTGAAGCAGAGCACCTGTGAGGCGGTGATGACCCTGCGCTCGCGGCTGCTTGATGCCAGGTCAGGGCCGCATGCACCCGAGACCTCAAGCGCTGGCTCTGAGGGACTGGAGGGAAGTAGTGCTGGCTTGGGTTGAAGACAGCCCTGGAGGCTGTGTCCGCAGTCACGGTTGGAGGCCTCACACAGCGTCTTGGGAGGAAGGCCCGAAGtattgctgttttcatttttatttatttttattttgttttggttttatttatttatttatttgagactgagtctcatgctggtgcccaggctggagtgcagtggcgcgatctcggctcactgtaagctctgcctcttgggttcaagcgattctcctgcttcagcctcccaagtagctgggattacaggcacccgccaccatgcccggctaatttttgtgtttttagtagagggggtttcactatattgaccagactggtctcgaactcctaacctcaagtgattgcTGTTTTCAGAACTACTGGAAAATCATACTCAGAACTAGAGGTGGGGGTGGTACTAGAGTCCTAGCATATTAACGCCGACGAAGGCTGGCTGTTTTTGCAGGCGCAAGCGGCGGAATTTCAGCAAGCAGGCGACGGAAGTGCTGAATGAGTATTTTTACTCCCATTTGAACAACCCTTACCCCAGCGAAGAAGCCAAAGAAGAGCTGGCCAGGAAGGGCGGCATCACTGTCTCCCAGGTGACGTTCTCTCCTGCCATGCCTCCCCACGCCTGGGAGGAGTGGATGATTAGGTCCCATGGGGACACCCAGGGAAGTTCGCTAAATGTGtgcagaggccaggcacggctgctggaatcccagtgctttgggaggatgaggtaggagggctgcttgagtccaggagttcaagaccagcctgggcaacatagtgagacactgtctctacaaaaaatttaaaaaattagctgggcttggtgatgtGTACCTATGGTCTCAGcaacttgggatgctgaggtgaggggatcacttgagcccaggagggtgaggctgccgtgagctatgatggcgTCACTACATTCtaccctggatgacagagtaagaccctatctctgaaaaacaaaaaacgtgTGGAACAGGAGCCAAGTCTCCCTACTGTGAGTCAGCCAGACTGGCTCAGATTCAGGCTCTGCATTACAAATGTGGGACTCTAGCACTCTCCCCCTTCATCTGTGAGGCAGGGGTGCAAGTGCACCCACAGAGAGACCTGGGAACTTCCTGAGGGATGCAGATGGAATGCGAGGTCCCAGAGGTGATGCTGTGGAGTGTGAGCTCCCTGAGGGTTACAGACAGAGTGTGAACTCCCTGAGGGATACAGATGGAGTGTGAGCTGCCTGGGGGTTACAGATGGAGTGTGAGCTCCCTGAGGGATACAGATGGAGTGTGAGCTCCCTGAGGGATATAGATGGAGTGTGAGCTCTCTGAGGGATACAGACAGGGTATGAGCTCCCTAAGGGATACAGATGGAGTGTGAGCTCCCTGAGTGATACAGATGGAGTGTGAGCTCCCTGAACTATACAGATGGAGTGTGAGCTCCCTGGGGGTTACAGATGGAGTGTGAGCTCTCTGAGGGATACAGACGGAGTGTGAGCTCCCTGAGGGATACAGACGGAGTGTGAGCTCTCTGAGGGATACAGACGGGGTGTGAGCTCCCTGAGGGATACAGATGGAGTGTGAGCTCTCTGAGGGATACAGATGGAGTGTGAGCTCCCTGGGGGTTACAGATGGGATGTGAGCTCCCTGAGGGATACAGATAGAGTGTGAGCTCTCTGAGGGATACAGATGGAGTGTGAGCTCCCTGAGGTGATTGAGGTGGAGTGTAAACTCCCTGAGGGATACAGGGGGGTGTGAGCTCCCTGAGGGATCCAGATGGAGTGTGAGCTCCCTGAGGTGATTGAGGTGGAGTGTGAGTTCCCTGGGGGATGCTGTGGAGTGTGAGGTCCCTAAGGTGATGTGGTAGGGAGTATGAACCCCCTGAGCTCACAATCCCTGACTCTATAGCCTGGTAGGCAGCCACCAGTGTCCTCTGTGGAACTGGGGATGAAGGAGGGAGACACTAAGACCAAGAGGCTAAGAAACATTTCTGAAGGTTTTAGCATGGGAACAGTAAGTCCAGACAGCCTACAGCAGCAAGCCAGGTCCAGGCCATACCGCCGCGGCAGCATGAGTGTATGGAACAGAGCCTGGGTGCCGCCCTCCCACCCGGACAGGCACAGCCCCACAGCCTCTGGCAGCAGTAATGGCAGGCGCTGACCCACAGCATGGCTTGCTGCATGTCACCACAGCCCTCCCTACTTTGTAGTTGGAGGGGCTGAGTTTCTAGTCCTTCACCATCACGCTCTGCCCCAATTCAGGCTAAGTCCAGTCAAGTCTCTGTGACAGAGAGCAATTGGAACCCCTTGGGGTCACGCAGGCAGCAAAACATCCTGAGGTCATAGTCACATCTCACTCTGCTCATCGGGATCTGCTGTGGTGTCAGAAAAAAGGCCAGAGCTGGAACAAGGGGCCGCACCTCTGGGTCTTCAAGGCCCTTGGAGAAGCGTGAGACATTTGGCCCCCAAGGAACAATTGTCTGGAGGACAACCAGGGCCGCTTCAACCAGGATGGAGCCTCTGGGGCCTCCCATATGGATCCAGAGAAGGCTGCTCACACCCCAGGGGTAGGCAGACACTATTTTTAGAACAGAGAGCACACAGACAGGGATCCTTCTTTTTACAGTTAACATTGCAAGGATAATGTAAgtacaccaaagaaaaaaatgttggccaggcatggtggctcatgcctgaaatcccagcactttggaggccaaggcagacgaatcacctgaggtcaggagttcgagaccagcctggccaacatggtgaaaccccgtgcctactggaaatacaaaaattagccaggcttggtggcacatgcctgtaatcccagctactgaggaggctgaggcaggagaatcacttgaacctgggaggcggaggttgcagtgagttaagaccatgccactgcactccacactccagcctgggtaacagagtgagactctgtctccaaaaaaaaaaaaaaaaagtacaaaaattagccaggcttggtagcacgtgcctgtagtcccagctactggggaggctgaggcaaaacttgaacctgggaggcagaggttgcagtgagctgggatcgcgccgctgcactccagcctgagcgaaagagcgagactccgtctcaaaaaaaaaaaaaaaaagtttgaagtaGCAAAGGTCATCCACAATCCTTCTCTGTCCCTTGGctgtttcatttctgtttgttattacactatgtgtttattttacttgCTTTGGGATACTGAAATGTGGCCCTGGGTGGGCATCTGAGGATGTCTCCATGCCTGTAGGAAGGCGCTAGCCTTGGGGTGCTCACCCATGTGAATCTACCCAGGGGACATTTTTGTTGTCACAACTGGAGGAGGGAAGTGCTCCTGGCacccagtgggtggaggccagggatgccgcTCAGCACGCTGCAGTGCCCAGGACGGCCCCCACAGAGCAGATAGACCCCAAACATCAGCAGTGCCTCCAAAGGTGACAAGCCCCTCCCTGGGGGACTGCAGTGCCAGTTTGCAGTCAGAGTTGGGCTGATTCCACCTTGGTGGTGGACCAGCTcctttttctcctgcctctgctttcaTACAACAGGGACGATAACAGCTGCCTCCCAGGTCCTCATGAGAATGAGGCAGAACGATATATGAGGCtgggcctggaatcccagcattttgggaggccagagcggGAGGAGctctagagcccaggagtttgagaccagcctgggcaacagagcgagaccctatctctaaaaaaaattcttttttttttttttttgagacagtctcgctctgttgcccaggttagattgcagtgatgcgatcttggctcactgcaacctctgcctcccaggttcaagggattctcctgcctcagcctcctgagtagctgggattacaggtgtgcatgaccatgtccagctaatatttgtattattagtagagacggagtttctccatgttgtccaggctggtctcaaactcctgacctcagataatccccccacctcagcctcccaaagtgctgggattataggcgtgagccaccacacctggccaagaaacaattttttaattaaaattaagaaaaatatatgaatatatgaggAGTGCTTAGCCTAGCACCTGGTACATTCCAACTACCCCTTCAGAGTTCACCTTGTTTTCATTTGATAAGTTTGGGATTTGATCACAGTTACTGGATCCCCAGGTCTCCCTGGCTCTCACTTTTCCTGAAGCGAACACGGAAAGTAACCTGCTGCCTTGCTGCAATGGCAGCCAGAGGCGCTGTCCCTCCCCGCCCATCTCAGTCTCGTTTTCCTTCCAGCCCCATCCCAGGTCCAAGTTCCAGCAACACCAGGTTTTAGGCAGCAGAGTTCTAAGACATGCCGGCTCCAGGGTGTCCTCAACCCACGTGGACATCTCCCTGGGTCCGTGGTCCAGCGGGCGCCACCTTCTCAGTCCCGGTCTTTTCACAGCCCCAGGGTGCAGTGTTGTCTTGTAAGGCAGTGGGAGCAATGGGCACCGCAGGGAACCCACAGACTGTGTCTCAGAAGTTGCCGGGTCAGCTGCTCCAGTGACTCCTGTGTGTCCACAGGTCTCCAACTGGTTTGGCAACAAAAGAATCCGGTATAAAAAGAACATGGGGAAGTTTCAAGAAGAAGCTACCATTTACATGGGTAAAACAGCTGCGGATACCACCGAAGTTGGGGTCCCAGGGAACCATGCCAGCTGCCTGTCAACACCCAGCTCCGGTGAGTGAGGCTGGCCCAGGGACAGTCATCTGTACCCACGTGGACGGCCACTGAGCTGCATCTGGGGAGGCCGCAGTGGGACGATATCGCCCTTCCCCCAGTGGTCAACTCTGTGTAACTCTGCTCTGTTTCAACTGTGAGAGTTCTGTTCCTCTTGGCCATGATCCCAACTAACAGATACCTGTGCTTTGGGGACAGAATGGTGATACTGATAAGAAAAGACAtgaaagggctgggcacggtggctcacgcctgtaatcccagcactttgggaggccgaggtgagtggatcacctgaggtcaggagtttaagaccagcctggccaacatggtgaaaccctgtctctactgaaaatacaaaaaaaaattagccgggcatgggctgggtgcagtggttcacgcctgtaatcccagcactttgggaggccgaggcgggcggatcacgaggtcaggagatcgagatcatcctggctaacatggtgaaaccccgtctccaataaaaatacaaaaaattatctgggcatggtggtggcgggcacctatagtcccagctacttgggaggctgaagcaggagaatgacgtgaacctgggatgcagagcttgcagtgagccaagattgtgccactgcactcaagcctgggtgacagagcaagacaacgtctcaaaaaaaaaaaaaaaaattagcaggacatggtggcgagtgcctgtggtcccaactgctcgggaggctgaggcaggagaatcacttgaacccaggaggcagaggttgcagtgggccgagatcatgccattgcactccagtctgagtgatagagcaagactgtctcaaaaaaaaaaaaaaaacaagacatgaAAGGACATTAGTAGTGTGGTGGGGAGGACCCTGCTGGCCTCCCTGGGATGGGGGGCTGAGGAGCAGAGGCCAGATGCTGAGGAGGAGCAGGAGCCACATTCGAGGCCTCCTGTCGGCTGAGGGGCTGGGTGGGTCCCACCCCAGGAGGTGCCACGACTGTGCCCACCCCAGCTCCCACCTCTTCCAGGCTCCTCTGGACCCTTCCCGCTGCCCAGTGCTGGGGAGGCCTTCCTCACCCTGCGGACGCTGAcctctctccagcctcctcctgggggaggctgcctgcagtcccaggtgaGTCTCAGGCACCGTCCCACAGCACCCAGATGGGTGGCAGGTCCTCAGAAAGGCCATCTTGTCAGTCAGCCCTCAGCCTTGGGGCAGCTCCCCCAAAGGTCCCAGCAGTCACACAGGCCATGCTGTGTGGCCACCACCAGGGCACAGCTCTGCAGGGCCCCACTCTGTAATGACTGcgccctcccccacctccacctgtCACCACTGCAGCCGCTGGGAACAGTCAGTGGGAATGAGCCCCAAGATGAGGGCTGTGGCTGTGGAGGGGACGGGCGCCTCCTAAAGGAGTGTGGAAGGACATGGTGTCCTTCCCTCgagagggaggggcaggcagcAAGCAGAGGAGAGACAGGACCTTCCCTTGGGCTCAGACCTGGCGCCCTCAGTGCCACAGCTTGGCCGGGAAGGCAGGTCTTGTGCCAGCACCTCCTCTCCTGCTGCTCTGATGGGGAACTGAGGGCGCCCTGCTTGACCACAGTGAGGATTTGTTTTGGCGACCGTGAAGAAAAGGAGCCAGGGGTCTGAGGCAGCTGAcacacccaccccacccaggCCCCATGGCCTCCCACTCCCCCTTGGTGGCCACAGGGGCCTGACCCCAGCGGCAGGGGAGGCCATAAGTGGGGACCGTCTCGAAGACACTGCAGAGGCCCGGGTGTGACATGCCCAGCACAGGCGCAAGGCTGTGCAGCGTGTGCCAGGGCCCTGCAGAGCCGGGTGCCCCTCCCAACTCACCACTCTCTCCCAGGGGCTCAGAGAATGGATGCCCCTTGTGCCATCTGTGGGGTCCCGCCTGGTCCTGGGAAGCTCATGTCCCACACTGCCCTACTGTGGCAGCTGCCCCCCATCACCATGCAGCCCCCAGCCAGGGACACACGCGAGGGGCCTCACCTTGCCCTTTGCACCCCTGGGACCTGACTACACGCCAGCAGAGTGTAGAGTGTCCACCCCAGTGCAGAGTGCCCCCCGGGTGGTGCTCCCACACTCACGGGCAGAGCAGTCCCAGCCACTTCCTTAGCCTGTACGGTGCCCACTGTAGTGGGGGTGGGTCCTGTGGACAAACGTCTTAGCACCCTTGGACCTGACGCCATCTCTGCACTGCAGACAGAGCCCCCACCCCTCATGACAAGTGGATGCCTCCCGTCCTCCTTGCTGCCCAGTCAGACCAGTGTTGGGCCAGGTTTCAGAGCCCCTTTTTCCCACCGAGTCTCACCATGACACTCCAGGTGTCGCCGTGGGCTCCAGGCCTGACATTGTCTCCCTGTCCCTTGCCGGGCAGGAGCCCTTGCTATACCTGATGCCAGTCAGTCCTTTGCCCAAGCCCCAGGGAAGCCACTAGAGGCCAGTTTTCCTGCCA contains:
- the PBX4 gene encoding pre-B-cell leukemia transcription factor 4 isoform X5, with the protein product MAATQRPAPSPPAPRRPRRPDTSDVLQQIMAVTDQSLDEAQARKHALNCHRMKPALFSVLCEIKEKTVVSIRGIQDEDPPDAQLLRLDNMLLAEGVCRPEKRERGGAVAGASTATPGGCPNDNSIEHSDYRAKLSQIRQIYHSELEKYEQACREFTTHVTNLLQEQSRMRPVSPKEIERMVGAIHGKFSAIQMQLKQSTCEAVMTLRSRLLDARRKRRNFSKQATEVLNEYFYSHLNNPYPSEEAKEELARKGGITVSQVSNWFGNKRIRYKKNMGKFQEEATIYMGKTAADTTEVGVPGNHASCLSTPSSDPG
- the PBX4 gene encoding pre-B-cell leukemia transcription factor 4 isoform X2 → MGLSSGVKDFKQFILGKHALNCHRMKPALFSVLCEIKEKTVVSIRGIQDEDPPDAQLLRLDNMLLAEGVCRPEKRERGGAVAGASTATPGGCPNDNSIEHSDYRAKLSQIRQIYHSELEKYEQACREFTTHVTNLLQEQSRMRPVSPKEIERMVGAIHGKFSAIQMQLKQSTCEAVMTLRSRLLDARRKRRNFSKQATEVLNEYFYSHLNNPYPSEEAKEELARKGGITVSQVSNWFGNKRIRYKKNMGKFQEEATIYMGKTAADTTEVGVPGNHASCLSTPSSGSSGPFPLPSAGEAFLTLRTLTSLQPPPGGGCLQSQTQGSWRGATPRPATASPAGDPGSINSSVSN
- the PBX4 gene encoding pre-B-cell leukemia transcription factor 4 isoform X4; this translates as MKPALFSVLCEIKEKTVVSIRGIQDEDPPDAQLLRLDNMLLAEGVCRPEKRERGGAVAGASTATPGGCPNDNSIEHSDYRAKLSQIRQIYHSELEKYEQACREFTTHVTNLLQEQSRMRPVSPKEIERMVGAIHGKFSAIQMQLKQSTCEAVMTLRSRLLDARRKRRNFSKQATEVLNEYFYSHLNNPYPSEEAKEELARKGGITVSQVSNWFGNKRIRYKKNMGKFQEEATIYMGKTAADTTEVGVPGNHASCLSTPSSGSSGPFPLPSAGEAFLTLRTLTSLQPPPGGGCLQSQTQGSWRGATPRPATASPAGDPGSINSSVSN
- the PBX4 gene encoding pre-B-cell leukemia transcription factor 4 isoform X3 encodes the protein MVLILHPLVPTGRLSKGNPMSRGLGVLLDITHSSHIKSVVSIRGIQDEDPPDAQLLRLDNMLLAEGVCRPEKRERGGAVAGASTATPGGCPNDNSIEHSDYRAKLSQIRQIYHSELEKYEQACREFTTHVTNLLQEQSRMRPVSPKEIERMVGAIHGKFSAIQMQLKQSTCEAVMTLRSRLLDARRKRRNFSKQATEVLNEYFYSHLNNPYPSEEAKEELARKGGITVSQVSNWFGNKRIRYKKNMGKFQEEATIYMGKTAADTTEVGVPGNHASCLSTPSSGSSGPFPLPSAGEAFLTLRTLTSLQPPPGGGCLQSQTQGSWRGATPRPATASPAGDPGSINSSVSN
- the PBX4 gene encoding pre-B-cell leukemia transcription factor 4 isoform X1; amino-acid sequence: MAATQRPAPSPPAPRRPRRPDTSDVLQQIMAVTDQSLDEAQARKHALNCHRMKPALFSVLCEIKEKTVVSIRGIQDEDPPDAQLLRLDNMLLAEGVCRPEKRERGGAVAGASTATPGGCPNDNSIEHSDYRAKLSQIRQIYHSELEKYEQACREFTTHVTNLLQEQSRMRPVSPKEIERMVGAIHGKFSAIQMQLKQSTCEAVMTLRSRLLDARRKRRNFSKQATEVLNEYFYSHLNNPYPSEEAKEELARKGGITVSQVSNWFGNKRIRYKKNMGKFQEEATIYMGKTAADTTEVGVPGNHASCLSTPSSGSSGPFPLPSAGEAFLTLRTLTSLQPPPGGGCLQSQTQGSWRGATPRPATASPAGDPGSINSSVSN